Proteins encoded together in one Eubalaena glacialis isolate mEubGla1 chromosome 7, mEubGla1.1.hap2.+ XY, whole genome shotgun sequence window:
- the RHO gene encoding rhodopsin — MNGTEGLNFYVPFSNKTGVVRSPFEYPQYYLAEPWQFSVLAAYMFLLIVLGFPINFLTLYVTVQHKKLRTPLNYILLNLAVANLFMVFGGFTTTLYTSLHAYFVLGPTGCNLEGFFATLGGEIALWSLVVLAIERYVVVCKPMSNFRFGENHAIMGLAVTWIMALACAAPPLVGWSRYIPEGMQCSCGIDYYTLSPEVNNESFVIYMFVVHFSIPLVIIFFCYGQLVFTVKEAAAQQQESATTQKAEKEVTRMVIIMVVAFLICWLPYASVAFYIFIHQGSDFGPIFMTIPAFFAKSSSIYNPVIYIMMNKQFRNCMLTTLCCGRSPLGDDEVSTTASKTETSQVAPA; from the exons ATGAACGGGACGGAGGGCCTGAACTTCTACGTGCCTTTCTCTAACAAGACGGGCGTGGTGCGCAGCCCCTTCGAGTACCCGCAGTACTACCTGGCTGAGCCGTGGCAGTTCTCCGTGCTGGCCGCCTACATGTTCCTGCTGATCGTGCTCGGCTTCCCCATCAACTTCCTCACGCTCTACGTCACGGTCCAGCACAAGAAGCTGCGCACGCCTCTCAACTACATCCTGCTCAACCTGGCCGTGGCCAACCTCTTCATGGTCTTTGGTGGCTTCACCACCACCCTCTACACCTCTCTGCACGCGTACTTCGTCTTGGGGCCCACGGGATGCAACTTGGAGGGCTTCTTTGCCACCCTGGGCG GTGAAATTGCCCTGTGGTCCTTGGTGGTCCTGGCCATCGAGCGGTACGTGGTGGTGTGTAAGCCCATGAGCAACTTCCGCTTCGGGGAGAACCATGCCATCATGGGCCTCGCCGTCACCTGGATCATGGCTCTGGCCTGTGCCGCGCCCCCCCTCGTCGGCTGGTCCAG GTACATCCCGGAGGGAATGCAGTGCTCGTGCGGGATTGACTACTACACGCTCTCGCCAGAGGTCAACAATGAGTCCTTCGTCATCTACATGTTCGTGGTCCACTTCTCCATCCCCCTGGTCATCATCTTCTTCTGCTACGGGCAGCTGGTCTTCACAGTCAAGGAG GCGGCTGCCCAACAGCAGGAGTCGGCCACCACGCAGAAGGCCGAGAAGGAGGTCACTCGCATGGTCATCATCATGGTCGTGGCTTTCCTGATCTGCTGGTTGCCCTATGCCAGCGTGGCGTTCTACATTTTCATCCACCAGGGCTCCGACTTTGGCCCCATCTTCATGACCATCCCGGCGTTCTTTGCCAAGAGTTCCTCCATCTACAACCCCGTCATCTACATCATGATGAACAAGCAG TTCCGGAACTGCATGCTCACCACCCTGTGCTGTGGCAGGAGCCCACTGGGTGACGATGAGGTCTCCACCACTGCCTCCAAGACAGAGACCAGCCAGGTGGCGCCTGCCTAA